One genomic region from Armatimonadota bacterium encodes:
- a CDS encoding dihydroorotate dehydrogenase electron transfer subunit: MAEQFAHHSSNKEEADIPEGKLFECRIIDQEMVLPHIRRLVLDAPELSQKCVPGQFVHVLCNKFRQFYDPLLRRPFSIHFADPEAGHVSILFDIRGRGTKMLADKTIGDMIDLIGPLGHGFAIPDSWSGSFLLVGGGMGIAPLYFLLRALEKQFGKEKIKFLLGARTSNMILYREEFEKCCAEYLVSTEDGSYGYQGMVTDLLKERIETLDNKLGCLVYACGPMQMLKEVAKICHHHNLNCQISVETKMACGVGACMSCVIKVHDTNLEYRYARACVEGPVFDSNKIKWE; this comes from the coding sequence ATGGCAGAACAATTTGCACACCATTCGTCAAATAAAGAAGAGGCCGATATCCCTGAGGGCAAACTATTCGAATGCCGCATAATTGACCAAGAAATGGTTTTGCCACATATACGAAGACTCGTCTTAGATGCCCCGGAACTATCGCAGAAATGCGTTCCTGGGCAGTTTGTGCACGTCCTATGCAACAAATTCCGACAATTTTATGATCCGCTTCTACGCCGGCCATTTAGCATACACTTTGCTGACCCCGAAGCCGGCCATGTTTCAATACTTTTTGACATTCGCGGACGAGGCACCAAAATGCTTGCAGATAAAACAATAGGGGATATGATTGATTTAATCGGCCCCCTTGGGCACGGATTCGCGATACCAGATTCTTGGAGCGGAAGTTTTCTCCTAGTCGGCGGCGGTATGGGAATAGCACCACTTTATTTTCTCCTCAGGGCATTAGAAAAACAATTTGGCAAAGAAAAAATTAAATTCCTTCTAGGTGCCAGAACATCAAATATGATCCTCTATCGAGAAGAATTTGAAAAATGCTGTGCAGAATATCTCGTTTCAACAGAAGATGGCTCTTATGGCTACCAAGGCATGGTTACCGACCTTCTGAAAGAACGCATTGAAACTCTTGATAATAAGCTCGGTTGTTTAGTATACGCATGTGGCCCAATGCAGATGCTCAAAGAAGTTGCAAAAATTTGCCACCACCACAACCTTAACTGTCAAATTTCCGTCGAGACAAAAATGGCATGTGGCGTTGGCGCTTGCATGAGCTGCGTGATAAAAGTTCATGACACCAATTTAGAATACAGATATGCTCGGGCATGTGTAGAAGGCCCAGTCTTCGATTCAAATAAAATAAAATGGGAGTAG
- the carB gene encoding carbamoyl-phosphate synthase large subunit, protein MPRKSNIKKVMVIGSGPITIGQAAEFDYAGTQACKALREEGCEVVLMNSNPATIMTDTTIADKVYVEPLNVEFAARVIAQERPDGLLPTLGGQTGLNLATQLSSSGILDKYGVELLGTPLDAIKKAEDRECFRELMRSIGEPVPESWIIETKEELEEIAATASYPLIIRPAYTLGGTGGGVAYNRSELMEIGERGMSLSLRHQILVERCLLGWKEIEYEVMRDGADNCITICNMENLDPMGIHTGDSIVIAPSQTLSDKEYQLLRNASLKIIRALGIEGGCNVQFALDPKSFNYYVIEVNPRVSRSSALASKATGYPIARVSAKIAIGLRLDEITNAVTQKTTACFEPALDYCVVKIPRWPFDKFKIENRTIGTQMKATGEVMAIDRSFEAALMKAIRSMEVGVHGLRHKKASQLSDKELEAKIKTPNDERLFAIAEAIRRGMSTKKIAELSAIDIWFLEGINRLVEMENQIQKASSAFHNLASKAAINSCEGLQATQLLRKAKQMGFSDKEIGTIIGMKEMAVRELRKSLGIKPVYKMVDTCAAEFEAQTPYFYSSYDAEDETESFVPKLQTKGEESQGCCENKKKVIVLGSGPIRIGQGIEFDYCSVHSVWALRDAGYESIIINNNPETVSTDFDTSDKLYFEPLTVEDVLNVIDIEKPEGIVVQFGGQTPLNIASDLAKAGVKILGTSHESIDLAEDRERFAEMMRKLSIPMPEHGMASSLDEALAIAERIGYPLMVRPSYVLGGRGMEIVYDEETLVKYVKAAVEVSPERPILLDRFLEDAIEAEADAISDGKDAFVPSIMEHIELAGIHSGDSACVLPPLTIPQHHIDTIIEYTKRIAIELNVVGLMNIQYAIANDKVYVLEANPRASRTVPLVSKVTGVSMARLATQVILGAKLSELDMKPRRYPHYGVKESVFPFNMFPEVDPLLGPEMRSTGEVLGMADCFGLAFYKAQAAAGYELPKEGTVLVTVANRDKQAVLPAVKKLFEMGFSIIATSGTARFLAQNGINVTEIKKLHEGRPNIVDVMHNGQIRLLINTPAGKESFHDDSYIRKAAIKLKVPYVTTAAAAVAAAEGIQAARERTNAVKSLQEYHKEVEILN, encoded by the coding sequence ATGCCACGAAAAAGCAATATTAAAAAGGTTATGGTGATTGGCAGTGGGCCGATAACCATTGGGCAAGCAGCAGAGTTCGACTACGCAGGCACGCAAGCATGTAAAGCCCTTCGCGAAGAAGGCTGCGAAGTTGTGCTAATGAATTCTAATCCAGCCACGATCATGACCGATACCACAATCGCAGACAAAGTTTATGTCGAACCTCTAAATGTTGAGTTTGCTGCCCGTGTAATTGCCCAGGAGCGGCCTGATGGCTTACTTCCAACTCTCGGAGGCCAAACAGGTCTAAACCTTGCTACTCAACTTTCCTCAAGCGGTATCTTGGATAAATATGGCGTAGAACTCCTCGGAACACCACTTGACGCTATTAAGAAAGCAGAAGACCGCGAATGTTTTCGCGAATTAATGCGCAGTATTGGTGAGCCAGTTCCAGAAAGCTGGATTATCGAAACTAAAGAAGAGTTAGAAGAAATCGCCGCTACTGCTTCCTATCCTTTGATTATTCGTCCAGCTTATACGCTTGGTGGCACAGGTGGCGGAGTAGCTTACAATCGAAGTGAACTAATGGAAATTGGCGAGCGCGGCATGAGCCTTTCTCTGCGTCACCAAATCCTCGTTGAGCGATGCCTCTTGGGATGGAAAGAAATCGAGTACGAAGTAATGCGCGACGGTGCAGACAACTGCATCACAATATGCAACATGGAAAACCTCGACCCAATGGGTATCCACACCGGCGACTCAATTGTTATAGCCCCCAGCCAAACTCTTTCGGATAAAGAGTACCAGCTCCTTCGAAATGCTTCTCTAAAGATTATCAGGGCGTTAGGCATAGAAGGCGGCTGCAACGTACAATTTGCTCTCGATCCAAAAAGCTTCAACTACTACGTGATTGAAGTCAATCCAAGAGTTAGCCGTTCATCAGCTCTCGCATCTAAAGCAACAGGTTACCCCATTGCTCGTGTGTCAGCCAAAATTGCCATTGGCTTGAGACTTGATGAAATTACTAACGCCGTAACCCAAAAAACAACCGCATGCTTTGAACCGGCACTTGACTATTGCGTGGTTAAAATCCCAAGATGGCCTTTTGATAAATTCAAAATTGAAAATCGAACCATCGGCACGCAAATGAAGGCAACTGGCGAAGTTATGGCAATAGACCGCTCGTTCGAAGCAGCACTGATGAAAGCAATTCGCTCAATGGAAGTTGGAGTGCATGGCCTTCGACACAAGAAAGCAAGTCAATTGTCCGACAAAGAACTTGAAGCGAAAATTAAGACGCCTAACGACGAACGCTTATTCGCCATTGCAGAAGCGATCCGAAGAGGCATGTCAACTAAAAAGATAGCAGAACTTTCAGCGATTGACATCTGGTTCCTTGAAGGCATTAACCGGCTGGTCGAAATGGAAAATCAAATACAAAAGGCAAGTTCAGCCTTCCATAATTTAGCATCCAAAGCTGCAATAAACTCGTGTGAAGGTTTACAAGCAACCCAGCTTCTACGAAAAGCCAAACAAATGGGCTTTTCCGACAAAGAAATCGGTACAATCATCGGAATGAAAGAAATGGCTGTGCGCGAACTTCGAAAGTCGCTTGGTATAAAGCCGGTTTACAAAATGGTAGATACATGTGCAGCTGAGTTCGAAGCCCAGACGCCATATTTCTATTCATCCTACGACGCAGAAGACGAAACCGAAAGCTTTGTACCCAAACTTCAAACAAAAGGTGAGGAATCTCAAGGGTGCTGTGAAAATAAGAAAAAAGTTATCGTTCTTGGCAGTGGCCCAATTAGAATTGGGCAGGGGATTGAATTTGACTATTGTAGCGTCCATTCTGTATGGGCACTAAGAGATGCCGGATATGAATCCATTATTATCAACAACAATCCAGAAACGGTATCAACCGATTTTGATACATCGGACAAACTTTATTTCGAACCACTCACAGTCGAGGACGTTCTAAATGTAATAGACATAGAAAAACCCGAAGGAATTGTTGTCCAGTTTGGGGGTCAGACTCCACTAAACATAGCATCGGATTTGGCGAAAGCAGGAGTAAAAATACTAGGCACCTCGCACGAGAGCATAGATTTGGCAGAGGACCGAGAGCGATTTGCAGAAATGATGCGAAAACTTTCAATTCCAATGCCAGAGCATGGCATGGCAAGTTCGCTAGATGAGGCTTTAGCAATCGCTGAAAGAATTGGCTATCCGCTAATGGTGCGTCCCTCATATGTTCTCGGCGGCAGAGGAATGGAAATTGTATATGACGAAGAAACTCTAGTAAAATACGTTAAAGCAGCCGTAGAGGTGTCTCCAGAACGCCCAATTCTTCTAGATAGATTTCTAGAAGATGCAATTGAGGCCGAAGCCGATGCTATTTCAGACGGCAAAGACGCGTTTGTGCCATCAATTATGGAACATATAGAACTTGCCGGCATTCACTCAGGCGACAGTGCCTGCGTCCTTCCTCCGCTAACAATCCCACAACATCATATTGACACCATCATAGAATACACAAAACGAATAGCTATTGAGCTAAATGTTGTTGGCTTGATGAATATTCAATATGCCATAGCAAACGACAAGGTTTACGTTCTAGAAGCAAACCCTCGTGCATCGAGAACGGTGCCGCTCGTCTCCAAAGTAACCGGCGTTTCTATGGCACGACTTGCCACTCAAGTAATCCTAGGCGCTAAACTAAGCGAACTAGATATGAAACCGAGACGGTATCCTCACTATGGAGTAAAAGAATCAGTCTTTCCATTTAATATGTTCCCTGAGGTTGATCCACTTCTTGGCCCCGAGATGCGGTCAACAGGCGAAGTATTAGGCATGGCAGACTGTTTTGGCCTTGCTTTTTACAAAGCCCAGGCAGCAGCTGGCTATGAGCTTCCAAAAGAAGGCACTGTATTGGTCACTGTCGCCAATCGTGATAAGCAAGCAGTCCTGCCAGCCGTTAAGAAGCTTTTTGAAATGGGATTTTCCATAATAGCAACTAGCGGGACAGCAAGATTTCTCGCGCAAAATGGCATTAACGTAACGGAAATAAAGAAACTTCATGAAGGACGGCCTAATATCGTTGACGTTATGCATAATGGTCAAATACGCCTATTAATAAACACACCTGCAGGCAAGGAAAGCTTTCATGACGACAGCTATATCCGAAAAGCAGCCATTAAGCTTAAAGTACCTTATGTTACCACAGCTGCAGCGGCAGTGGCAGCAGCTGAAGGAATTCAAGCAGCAAGAGAACGAACAAACGCAGTCAAATCGCTTCAAGAGTACCATAAAGAAGTCGAAATACTCAATTAA
- the carA gene encoding glutamine-hydrolyzing carbamoyl-phosphate synthase small subunit translates to MKAILVLEDGTTYEGESIGAKGTTIGEVVFSTCMTGYQEMLTDPSYAGQILTLTYPLIGNYGVNHDDFESSTIQVEGFVVKHLCELPSNWRAVGTLNDFLKEQNIVGIQGVDTRALTRHLRIQGVMLGGITTDYTREEMLNKIANAPDYGKIDFTKRVTTKSPYVWKNPVDSVKPEFDVALLDFGVKRNILRSLSALNCRVTVYPCNTAAEQILDTNPDGVILSPGPGDPALLSKAIENVKKLIGKKPIMGVCLGNQLLGWAFGSTTYKLKFGHRGGNHPVKELATGKVFITSQNHGYAVDPDGLKNSGMEVSHINLNDGTVEGLCHKELPIFSIQYHPEASPGPMDSKYLFQRFVEMLRNNK, encoded by the coding sequence ATGAAAGCAATTCTAGTTCTTGAGGATGGTACCACATACGAAGGAGAATCAATTGGCGCCAAAGGAACAACGATAGGCGAGGTAGTATTCAGCACATGCATGACGGGGTATCAGGAAATGCTTACCGACCCGTCATACGCTGGTCAAATACTTACACTCACTTATCCTCTTATCGGCAACTATGGCGTAAATCATGATGATTTCGAATCCTCAACTATTCAAGTTGAAGGTTTTGTTGTTAAACATTTATGCGAACTTCCCAGCAATTGGCGCGCCGTCGGCACCCTCAATGACTTTCTTAAAGAACAAAATATAGTAGGCATTCAAGGAGTTGATACTCGTGCCCTAACTAGGCATCTCAGGATTCAAGGAGTTATGCTCGGCGGAATAACAACCGACTACACTCGGGAAGAAATGCTAAACAAAATCGCAAATGCTCCCGACTACGGCAAAATAGACTTTACTAAGCGTGTTACAACCAAATCACCTTATGTTTGGAAAAACCCTGTCGATTCTGTCAAGCCTGAGTTTGACGTTGCGCTTCTTGACTTTGGCGTTAAACGAAACATACTAAGAAGCTTATCCGCACTCAATTGCCGTGTTACAGTGTATCCGTGTAATACCGCCGCTGAACAAATACTGGATACCAATCCCGACGGCGTCATTCTGTCGCCGGGTCCTGGCGACCCAGCGCTTCTTTCCAAAGCAATTGAGAATGTAAAGAAACTCATTGGAAAGAAGCCGATAATGGGTGTCTGTCTTGGCAACCAGCTTCTTGGTTGGGCATTCGGAAGCACCACCTATAAGCTTAAATTTGGTCATCGAGGCGGAAACCATCCTGTAAAAGAACTTGCTACAGGCAAAGTATTCATCACCTCACAGAACCACGGCTATGCAGTAGACCCAGACGGCTTAAAGAACTCTGGAATGGAAGTCTCCCACATTAACCTAAACGACGGAACAGTTGAAGGTTTATGCCATAAAGAACTTCCAATATTTTCGATTCAATACCACCCAGAGGCTTCTCCGGGACCAATGGACAGCAAATACTTATTCCAGCGTTTTGTGGAAATGCTAAGAAATAATAAATGA
- a CDS encoding Gfo/Idh/MocA family oxidoreductase → MRKVKVALVGVGSWGGTQSLPAISEAGNLELVTWFDANPEVIAKYTNDIPVPPARSFEEILNNPEVEGIILIVPNHVHPTLAIQAAKHGKHVWVEKPIANTVEEADAMIKACEDAGVVLQVGHSLRRAPGIRIIKNAIEEGKIGDLAMIEAHQSHRGGWSLVPGAWRWYVDKCPGGPLNLLGIHQIDIFHYLAGPISEVMAMTAKKFLECETEELTQVILRFKSGILGQIGDTYVTPPKTLTAVYGTKGWFEFDFWPYKLTYYDIDGKPETMMIERINLIADEFKEFGECIQTEKKPETGGPEARAAVAVMQAALESARTGKMVKL, encoded by the coding sequence ATGAGAAAAGTAAAGGTTGCGTTAGTTGGAGTAGGTAGTTGGGGCGGGACTCAAAGCCTGCCTGCCATTAGTGAAGCTGGCAACCTCGAACTAGTTACCTGGTTTGATGCAAACCCCGAAGTAATAGCAAAGTACACTAATGATATTCCAGTTCCTCCTGCTCGGTCGTTTGAAGAAATTCTAAACAACCCTGAAGTCGAAGGGATAATCCTTATAGTGCCAAATCATGTCCACCCAACGCTTGCCATTCAAGCGGCAAAACACGGAAAACACGTCTGGGTTGAAAAACCAATCGCAAATACAGTAGAAGAAGCCGACGCCATGATTAAAGCTTGCGAAGATGCTGGCGTAGTCCTCCAAGTTGGACACAGTCTTCGCAGAGCCCCAGGCATTCGCATAATAAAGAACGCCATTGAAGAAGGAAAAATTGGCGACTTAGCAATGATTGAAGCCCACCAATCACATCGAGGCGGATGGTCTTTAGTCCCTGGCGCATGGCGATGGTATGTAGACAAATGCCCAGGAGGCCCTCTGAACCTCCTTGGCATACACCAAATAGATATTTTCCACTATCTGGCTGGGCCAATTTCAGAAGTTATGGCAATGACAGCTAAGAAATTTCTTGAGTGCGAAACAGAAGAACTCACACAAGTTATTCTCCGCTTCAAAAGCGGTATTCTTGGTCAGATTGGAGACACTTACGTTACACCTCCCAAAACCCTTACCGCCGTCTATGGCACAAAGGGTTGGTTTGAGTTTGATTTCTGGCCCTATAAGCTTACGTATTACGATATAGATGGCAAGCCGGAAACGATGATGATTGAGCGAATAAACCTAATTGCTGACGAGTTCAAAGAGTTCGGCGAGTGCATCCAAACTGAAAAAAAACCAGAGACAGGCGGCCCGGAAGCACGTGCTGCCGTTGCCGTCATGCAGGCGGCGCTCGAATCAGCACGCACTGGGAAGATGGTCAAACTCTAG
- a CDS encoding dihydroorotase, whose protein sequence is MHLLLKGGRIVDPSQNLDTIGNLLIKNGKIAGIGQVESGDLKPEQVEDVTGKVVVPGLIDMHVHLREPGFEYKEDITTGSYAAAAGGFTAVACMPNTNPVADTRSVIEFILCRADEVGLVKVYPIGALTKEMKGEEMAEIGDMLEGGAVAFSDDAFPLQNSGLMRRVMDYCAMLNTPVITHCEDLSLSDEGLMNEGITSTILGLKGIPSEAEEIMVARNIMLARLTNCKLHIAHVSTRGSVELIRHAKETGINITCETCPQYFSLTEEAVRRYDTNAKINPPLRTADDVAAIKEGLADGTIDVIATDHAPHAIEEKETEFAIAPSGMVGLETAVGLVITELVKPGELSLANAFMKMTAAPAKVLGLDAGTLEIGKPANITVIDPEVEWIVDPSKFHSRSKNTPLKGKKLVGLPVLTIVDGKIIARNQEVIA, encoded by the coding sequence ATGCACTTGCTTCTTAAGGGCGGAAGGATTGTCGATCCTTCGCAAAATTTAGATACGATTGGAAATCTTTTAATTAAAAATGGAAAAATCGCAGGAATAGGTCAAGTTGAGTCAGGTGACCTCAAGCCTGAGCAAGTAGAAGATGTAACAGGCAAAGTTGTTGTTCCAGGGCTAATTGACATGCATGTCCACCTTCGCGAGCCAGGCTTTGAATACAAAGAAGATATTACCACCGGCTCCTACGCGGCAGCAGCAGGCGGTTTCACAGCAGTTGCTTGCATGCCAAATACCAATCCCGTCGCAGATACTCGCTCGGTAATTGAGTTTATACTGTGTAGGGCTGATGAGGTTGGTTTAGTAAAAGTTTATCCCATCGGCGCACTAACCAAGGAAATGAAAGGCGAAGAGATGGCAGAGATTGGCGATATGCTCGAGGGTGGTGCTGTAGCGTTTTCCGACGACGCTTTTCCGCTGCAAAACTCTGGCCTCATGCGACGAGTGATGGACTACTGTGCAATGCTTAACACTCCAGTGATTACTCACTGCGAAGATCTCTCCTTGAGCGACGAAGGCCTAATGAACGAAGGAATAACGTCAACAATACTTGGTCTCAAAGGTATTCCCAGCGAAGCGGAAGAAATAATGGTCGCTCGAAACATTATGCTCGCTCGCCTAACTAACTGCAAACTTCATATAGCACACGTAAGCACCAGAGGATCCGTCGAGCTAATTCGTCATGCAAAAGAGACTGGCATAAACATAACTTGTGAGACGTGCCCGCAATACTTTAGCTTGACCGAAGAAGCAGTTCGAAGATATGACACCAATGCAAAAATTAATCCGCCACTTAGAACAGCAGATGATGTTGCTGCCATTAAAGAAGGACTCGCCGATGGCACAATCGATGTCATTGCCACTGACCACGCTCCACACGCGATTGAGGAGAAGGAAACCGAATTTGCAATCGCGCCTAGCGGCATGGTCGGACTCGAAACAGCAGTTGGCTTAGTAATAACCGAACTAGTCAAACCCGGGGAACTTTCGCTTGCCAATGCGTTTATGAAAATGACTGCCGCACCTGCAAAAGTATTGGGATTAGACGCAGGAACGCTAGAAATCGGAAAACCGGCAAATATAACAGTCATAGACCCTGAGGTAGAATGGATTGTTGATCCTTCGAAATTCCACTCAAGATCTAAAAACACCCCGCTCAAGGGCAAGAAACTTGTAGGTTTACCAGTTCTAACAATCGTGGACGGTAAAATAATTGCCAGAAACCAAGAGGTGATAGCATGA
- a CDS encoding aspartate carbamoyltransferase catalytic subunit: protein MALKRKDILGLEEITREEIELILQTALSMKEILSRPIKKVPALRGRSIVTLFYEPSTRTRTSFEIAAKIMSADTSSIAPSTSSVVKGESLKDTILTLRAMRPDVFVIRHQASGAPHFVASLIPESVINAGDGMHEHPTQGLLDMMTILEKKGKLEGLTVAIVGDILHSRVARSNMWGLTKMGAKVRFVGPKTLIPPEADRLPVEVYTNIEEGLKDVDVINVLRIQLERMKKGLFPSLREYTHFFGITKKRLKLAKDDVIVLHPGPMNRGVEIMPDVADCEISMVTTQVTNGVAVRMALLYLLLGGTGDALAS from the coding sequence ATGGCTCTAAAGAGAAAAGACATCCTTGGTTTGGAAGAAATCACCCGTGAGGAGATAGAACTAATTCTTCAAACGGCGCTCTCAATGAAAGAAATTTTAAGCCGACCAATTAAAAAAGTACCCGCCTTGCGTGGAAGGTCAATCGTAACCCTTTTCTATGAACCAAGCACGCGTACTCGAACTTCGTTCGAAATTGCAGCAAAAATTATGAGCGCGGACACCTCAAGCATCGCTCCATCCACAAGTAGCGTTGTAAAAGGTGAATCGCTTAAGGATACAATTCTTACGCTTCGAGCAATGAGACCTGACGTGTTTGTCATCAGGCACCAAGCATCGGGGGCGCCCCACTTCGTCGCAAGCCTGATTCCAGAATCAGTAATTAACGCCGGCGACGGTATGCATGAGCATCCAACTCAGGGACTCCTCGATATGATGACAATCCTTGAGAAAAAAGGAAAGCTTGAAGGGCTAACTGTGGCAATAGTAGGCGATATTCTCCACAGCCGTGTTGCCAGGTCGAACATGTGGGGTCTTACCAAAATGGGAGCAAAAGTTCGATTCGTGGGACCTAAAACGCTTATCCCACCCGAAGCAGACCGCCTGCCAGTAGAAGTCTACACCAACATTGAAGAAGGTCTTAAAGATGTTGACGTAATTAATGTTCTACGCATCCAACTTGAGCGCATGAAGAAAGGCCTATTCCCAAGCCTTCGCGAATATACCCACTTTTTCGGAATTACGAAAAAGAGACTCAAACTAGCGAAGGACGATGTTATTGTCCTTCACCCAGGCCCCATGAATCGTGGTGTCGAAATTATGCCAGATGTTGCAGACTGCGAAATCTCAATGGTTACAACGCAAGTAACCAATGGGGTGGCAGTTAGGATGGCTCTGCTTTACTTACTTTTAGGAGGCACAGGCGATGCACTTGCTTCTTAA
- the pyrR gene encoding bifunctional pyr operon transcriptional regulator/uracil phosphoribosyltransferase PyrR, which translates to MATQTPQVMDAEEIRRALTRIAHEIIERNKGAEKLGIIGIRRKGVPLAKRLAKLLNEIEHVRVPVGILDIGLYRDDILTHQPTVGQTDIPFDINDRTIILVDEVIYTGRTVRCALDALMDIGRPAAIQLAVLIDRGHRELPIRPDYVGKNIPTSRKELVDVQLKEIEGEDKVYIRKLDE; encoded by the coding sequence ATGGCAACCCAAACGCCTCAAGTAATGGATGCAGAAGAAATCAGGCGAGCCCTAACTCGCATTGCTCACGAAATAATCGAGAGAAATAAAGGAGCAGAAAAGCTTGGAATAATTGGAATCAGACGCAAAGGCGTACCACTTGCAAAACGATTAGCAAAACTCTTGAACGAAATTGAGCACGTTAGAGTGCCGGTTGGCATACTCGATATTGGCCTTTACCGTGATGATATTCTCACACACCAGCCAACAGTGGGGCAAACTGATATACCATTTGACATCAACGATCGAACCATTATCCTGGTGGATGAAGTTATTTACACCGGCCGGACAGTTAGATGTGCATTGGATGCCTTGATGGATATTGGCCGCCCAGCAGCAATTCAATTGGCAGTGCTAATCGACCGGGGCCACCGAGAGTTGCCAATTCGCCCTGATTACGTCGGAAAAAACATACCTACGTCGCGTAAAGAACTAGTAGATGTCCAGCTAAAAGAAATTGAAGGCGAAGATAAAGTCTACATTCGCAAACTTGATGAATAA
- a CDS encoding HD domain-containing phosphohydrolase, which produces MLSKEIPNEQPEKIKEPNLKSESEALLGMLNVRSSSLGAPDGHSDRVAAYALAIGRRLDLPRKVMTDLKNAAILHDVGKVGISPQIVEKLGRLSEREFEIMRLHSTIAIRMLERVPELHDSIPMIKHHHERFDGKGYPDGLSGHDIPLGARIIAVAESFDILVSDVPWRDALPLQVAIEELKNCSGTQFDPMVVEAFLEALASGEVPLSDELKEQMMQPSPERILDS; this is translated from the coding sequence ATGTTATCTAAGGAAATACCAAACGAGCAACCTGAAAAAATAAAAGAACCTAATCTTAAATCCGAGTCAGAAGCTCTCCTTGGTATGTTGAACGTTCGCTCCTCAAGCCTGGGCGCACCTGATGGCCACAGTGACCGTGTGGCAGCTTATGCGCTAGCGATTGGCAGGCGGTTAGACCTTCCTCGCAAAGTGATGACAGACCTCAAAAACGCAGCAATTCTACATGACGTTGGAAAAGTTGGAATTTCTCCCCAGATTGTTGAGAAATTAGGCCGCCTAAGCGAACGTGAATTCGAAATAATGAGGCTACACTCCACAATTGCAATACGAATGTTAGAACGTGTGCCGGAGCTCCATGATTCTATCCCAATGATAAAACACCACCACGAAAGATTTGACGGTAAAGGATATCCAGACGGGCTATCAGGCCATGACATACCTCTTGGTGCACGAATAATTGCCGTTGCAGAAAGCTTCGATATTTTAGTCTCGGATGTCCCTTGGCGAGATGCCTTGCCCTTACAAGTAGCAATAGAAGAACTCAAAAATTGTTCAGGAACACAGTTTGACCCCATGGTTGTAGAAGCTTTCCTTGAAGCCCTAGCAAGCGGTGAAGTTCCTCTAAGCGATGAGCTTAAAGAGCAAATGATGCAACCCTCACCTGAGCGAATTCTCGATTCTTGA